In one window of Paenarthrobacter nicotinovorans DNA:
- a CDS encoding ABC transporter permease: MALRLDVPPKVVPGDQPGKAKRRRDKPGSWKLAFKRDWRLYTLLALPLLYLLIFRYLPMAGNVIAFRQFQPGGSIFGEKWVGLKYVTLFINDPSFWQAFQNTIVLGVLTLVFCFPMPIIFALMLNELRSQKFKKFVQTVAYLPHFMSVVIIAGMILQNFSMTGTVNQIAESLFGTSVNFTQDPGWFRPMYISSEVWQTMGWGAILYLAALTRVDESLYEAARIDGANRWQQTWHVTLPAIRPTIITLLILNIGTFMAVGFEKILLIYNPLNYATSDVISTYLYRVGLESSNFSYAAAIGMFESVIGLTLILSANAISKRLAGTSLW, encoded by the coding sequence ATGGCACTAAGACTGGATGTTCCACCAAAGGTGGTGCCGGGCGACCAGCCAGGCAAAGCGAAGAGGCGGCGTGACAAGCCCGGGAGCTGGAAGCTGGCCTTCAAACGCGATTGGCGACTCTACACGCTGTTGGCGCTGCCACTGCTGTATCTTCTGATTTTCAGATACCTGCCGATGGCCGGCAATGTGATTGCCTTCCGTCAGTTCCAACCCGGTGGCAGTATCTTCGGGGAGAAGTGGGTTGGCCTCAAGTACGTCACCCTCTTCATCAATGACCCCAGCTTTTGGCAGGCATTCCAGAACACCATCGTCCTGGGTGTCCTGACCCTGGTGTTCTGCTTCCCGATGCCCATCATCTTCGCGCTGATGCTCAACGAGTTGAGGTCGCAGAAGTTCAAGAAGTTCGTCCAGACCGTGGCATACCTGCCGCACTTCATGTCCGTGGTGATCATCGCCGGGATGATCCTGCAGAACTTCTCCATGACGGGAACCGTAAACCAGATCGCGGAGTCCCTGTTCGGAACTTCGGTGAACTTCACGCAGGACCCAGGTTGGTTCCGGCCGATGTACATCAGCTCGGAAGTCTGGCAGACCATGGGCTGGGGAGCGATCCTCTACCTCGCCGCGCTCACCAGGGTCGATGAATCGTTGTACGAGGCGGCACGGATCGATGGCGCCAACCGCTGGCAGCAGACCTGGCATGTGACCCTGCCGGCCATCCGACCCACCATCATCACCCTGCTCATCCTGAACATCGGAACGTTCATGGCTGTGGGTTTCGAGAAGATCCTTCTCATTTACAACCCGCTCAACTACGCAACCTCAGACGTCATCTCCACCTACCTGTACCGGGTAGGCCTGGAATCCAGCAACTTCAGCTACGCGGCCGCGATCGGAATGTTCGAATCCGTCATCGGCCTCACGCTGATCCTCTCAGCGAACGCGATTTCCAAGCGCCTCGCAGGAACGAGCCTGTGGTGA
- a CDS encoding carbohydrate ABC transporter permease: protein MRVSRGMRIFRAFNLVFLLLVVFLTMYPFLNIIAQSFSSEGFINAGQVNLFPMGFNTETYKLILADSTFWTNYGNTVLYTVVATAISMVLTTAFAYAIAKKDLKGRSVFIGLAVFTMFFNGGLIPNYVLISSLGMRDTIWAVVLPNAISVFNLLIMKSFFENMPRELEEAASIDGLTQYGILFRVVLPLSKAIVATMVLFYAVANWNSWFQAFLYLDNPDLFPVTIYLRNMIAGVTTAGSAGGTAENVGQIAANIQSVTIVLTVIPILCVYPFVQKYFFSGVMLGSVKE, encoded by the coding sequence ATGCGGGTTTCCCGTGGGATGCGGATCTTCCGGGCCTTCAACCTGGTGTTCCTGCTGCTCGTGGTGTTCCTGACGATGTATCCGTTCCTGAACATCATTGCCCAGTCGTTCTCCAGTGAAGGCTTCATCAACGCCGGGCAGGTGAACCTGTTCCCGATGGGTTTCAACACGGAGACCTACAAGTTGATCCTGGCCGACTCCACGTTCTGGACCAACTACGGAAATACGGTCCTGTACACAGTGGTGGCAACGGCTATTTCCATGGTGCTGACCACGGCCTTCGCTTACGCCATTGCCAAGAAGGACCTCAAGGGCCGCAGTGTGTTCATCGGCCTGGCAGTCTTCACCATGTTCTTCAACGGCGGCCTGATCCCGAACTACGTACTCATCAGTTCCTTGGGAATGCGGGACACCATCTGGGCGGTGGTGCTGCCAAACGCCATCAGCGTCTTCAACCTGCTCATCATGAAGTCGTTCTTCGAGAACATGCCCCGTGAGCTGGAGGAAGCGGCATCGATTGACGGGCTTACCCAGTACGGGATCCTCTTCCGGGTAGTGCTGCCGCTGAGCAAAGCCATTGTGGCCACCATGGTGCTGTTCTACGCGGTGGCCAACTGGAATTCCTGGTTCCAGGCCTTCCTCTACCTCGACAACCCGGACCTCTTCCCGGTCACCATCTATCTGCGCAACATGATTGCCGGTGTCACCACGGCCGGATCAGCGGGTGGGACGGCTGAAAACGTCGGGCAGATCGCAGCCAATATCCAGTCGGTCACCATCGTGCTCACCGTCATTCCCATCCTTTGCGTCTACCCCTTCGTCCAGAAGTACTTCTTCTCGGGCGTCATGCTCGGCTCCGTCAAGGAATGA
- a CDS encoding ABC transporter substrate-binding protein — protein MKGNPMISTREFRRRDFLGLASVVTIGLMMTSCDSDTSEKVDTSKSRNGAMESFKVGDTFKATTPLTFTFLFSDQPTYPYKKDWLLFTKMASDNNVTLEPTIVPNSDYEQKRSLLISSGSAPEIIAKTYPGQESAFVSAGAVLPVSDYVDLMPHFQEKVKKWKLEPEIEALTQEDGKYYVLPGLHEELWPDYSLCFRKDVLKKEGLSEPKTWDEFRDVLRSLKKAYPDVVPFSDRFKGDSVLNIASAAFGTVAGWGLVDGLQFDQDKKQFGFAAGTSKFKDLVTYFNSLVSEGLMDPESFTQTDDSAIQKFVSGKSFVISANSQNVITYRTSMEQSLGKGNFEVGKIIVPGGPAGDIIGGSRLENGIMLNSSVKDKDSFVALIQYIDWLFYSDAGQEFSKWGVEGTTFTKEGGKRKLAADINFQGLNPAGTKDLRVDYGFSGGNFAYGGTTELLQSTFNEEELAFQEAMKSKKPRPVAPPVPFNDVDREQATLALTPLKDHVKQNTLKFITGQRPLGEFDAYVKELDSKGQTKYVELANKAYKAYADKK, from the coding sequence ATGAAAGGAAACCCCATGATCAGCACACGAGAGTTCCGCAGGAGGGACTTCCTCGGCCTCGCATCCGTTGTCACCATCGGCCTGATGATGACCAGTTGTGATTCCGACACCTCCGAGAAGGTGGACACTTCCAAATCCCGCAACGGTGCGATGGAGAGTTTCAAGGTTGGTGACACATTCAAGGCGACGACGCCGTTGACGTTCACGTTCCTGTTCTCCGACCAACCCACCTATCCCTACAAGAAGGACTGGCTGCTGTTCACCAAGATGGCCAGCGACAACAACGTCACACTGGAACCGACCATCGTCCCCAACAGTGACTACGAGCAGAAGCGCAGCCTGCTCATCAGCTCCGGCAGTGCACCGGAAATCATCGCCAAGACCTACCCGGGACAGGAGTCGGCGTTTGTCTCCGCGGGAGCGGTGCTGCCCGTCAGCGACTATGTGGACCTGATGCCGCACTTCCAGGAGAAAGTGAAGAAGTGGAAGCTCGAACCGGAAATTGAAGCGCTGACCCAGGAAGACGGCAAGTACTACGTTCTTCCCGGATTGCATGAGGAATTGTGGCCGGACTATTCCCTGTGTTTCCGCAAGGATGTGCTGAAGAAGGAAGGTCTTTCCGAGCCGAAGACGTGGGACGAGTTCCGCGATGTGCTGCGCTCGCTGAAGAAGGCCTACCCGGACGTTGTTCCCTTCTCCGACCGGTTCAAGGGTGACAGCGTCCTCAACATCGCCAGCGCAGCGTTCGGGACGGTGGCCGGTTGGGGATTGGTTGACGGGCTCCAGTTCGATCAGGACAAGAAGCAGTTCGGGTTCGCAGCGGGCACCTCCAAGTTCAAAGATCTGGTGACGTACTTCAACTCACTGGTCTCCGAAGGATTGATGGACCCGGAAAGCTTCACCCAGACGGACGATTCCGCCATCCAGAAATTTGTCTCGGGGAAGTCGTTCGTCATCAGCGCCAACTCGCAGAACGTCATTACGTATCGCACATCCATGGAGCAGTCGCTGGGCAAGGGCAACTTCGAAGTCGGCAAGATCATCGTTCCAGGTGGCCCGGCGGGCGACATCATCGGTGGCAGCCGCTTGGAGAACGGCATCATGTTGAACTCGTCCGTCAAAGACAAAGACAGCTTCGTCGCGCTCATCCAGTACATCGACTGGCTCTTCTACAGTGACGCCGGGCAGGAATTCAGTAAATGGGGAGTGGAAGGAACCACCTTTACCAAGGAAGGCGGCAAGCGCAAGCTCGCGGCCGACATCAACTTCCAGGGACTCAACCCTGCAGGCACCAAGGATCTTCGTGTTGACTACGGGTTCTCCGGCGGCAACTTCGCCTACGGCGGCACGACGGAACTCCTGCAGTCCACGTTCAATGAAGAAGAACTGGCCTTCCAGGAAGCGATGAAGTCGAAGAAGCCGCGCCCGGTCGCGCCGCCGGTCCCGTTCAACGACGTCGATCGCGAACAAGCCACGTTGGCGCTCACCCCGCTGAAAGACCACGTCAAGCAGAACACCCTCAAGTTCATCACCGGCCAACGTCCCCTCGGCGAGTTCGACGCCTACGTCAAGGAACTCGACAGCAAAGGCCAGACAAAATACGTGGAGCTGGCGAACAAGGCCTACAAAGCGTACGCGGACAAGAAGTAG
- a CDS encoding YesL family protein, which translates to MTGSALLVLANAPAVLMPLLVGVLGPGALLGFVLVGPSVVASCYAFNRLLAGGDRGVFRDFLASYRLNFKQALLVWLPYMLFLGVIAFNLSVLPGSPDAASGFGMQFAARIGLVGLALLVCTAAMNAMLILSRFSFRARDVYRLSLYALGVEKRVSLGTAGILFVTAFILGMTTVWLMLFTAGLVLYLVCLNSLSMLRFVEARFT; encoded by the coding sequence ATGACCGGGAGTGCTCTGTTGGTGTTGGCCAATGCACCGGCGGTTCTCATGCCGTTGCTGGTCGGTGTACTCGGGCCAGGTGCGCTGCTGGGGTTTGTCCTAGTGGGACCTTCTGTTGTGGCTTCCTGCTATGCCTTCAATCGACTTCTTGCAGGCGGGGACAGGGGAGTGTTCCGTGACTTCCTGGCTTCGTACCGTCTGAACTTCAAGCAGGCACTGCTCGTGTGGCTGCCCTACATGCTGTTCCTGGGTGTCATCGCTTTCAACCTGAGCGTCCTCCCCGGCTCACCGGACGCTGCCTCAGGATTCGGGATGCAGTTCGCCGCACGGATAGGTCTGGTGGGTCTCGCGCTCCTGGTCTGCACTGCCGCCATGAACGCGATGCTCATCCTTTCCCGCTTCAGCTTCCGCGCCCGGGACGTCTACCGGTTGTCCCTCTACGCTTTGGGCGTGGAGAAGAGGGTGTCGTTGGGCACCGCCGGGATCCTGTTCGTGACCGCCTTCATTCTGGGAATGACCACCGTCTGGTTGATGCTCTTTACAGCCGGTTTGGTGCTGTACCTCGTCTGCCTCAATTCCCTTTCAATGCTGAGGTTCGTTGAAGCCAGGTTCACCTGA
- a CDS encoding matrixin family metalloprotease, translating into MASDGEKYEQGELRPRIKFQLGTKGPTSLWLKSLTVGLVILLMTALGMSPAKAYVLEGVRWEGTPTSGCCATIYIQYQPSMYSINIAGWDNGRYAWNVAPDNIYLPSGPGALTVDDAYASTVGWDGVTYYSWHSCSTGNCFAYANAYLNYYYTSGYSSATIQGVAAHELGHAIGLGHAGGCVLMTSSTSTRNSCGVFGPTNDDNNGTIALY; encoded by the coding sequence GTGGCAAGTGATGGGGAAAAATATGAACAGGGAGAATTGCGTCCGCGGATCAAATTTCAACTCGGCACAAAAGGGCCGACGTCGCTTTGGCTTAAATCGCTGACCGTAGGGTTGGTGATACTTCTGATGACAGCACTTGGCATGAGCCCTGCAAAGGCATATGTCCTTGAGGGCGTTCGGTGGGAAGGCACGCCGACCAGCGGTTGTTGCGCAACCATTTACATTCAGTACCAGCCAAGTATGTACAGCATCAACATAGCAGGCTGGGATAATGGTCGTTATGCATGGAACGTCGCTCCGGACAACATCTACCTTCCCAGCGGACCCGGCGCGCTGACGGTTGACGATGCGTACGCCTCTACCGTGGGATGGGATGGTGTCACCTATTACAGCTGGCACAGCTGCTCGACAGGAAACTGCTTTGCTTATGCCAACGCGTATCTGAACTATTACTACACGTCAGGCTACTCTTCGGCCACGATCCAAGGAGTCGCAGCTCACGAGCTGGGTCACGCTATCGGACTAGGCCACGCCGGCGGCTGCGTTCTCATGACTTCCTCCACCTCCACACGAAATAGCTGTGGGGTATTTGGGCCAACCAATGATGACAACAACGGCACTATTGCCCTGTACTAA
- a CDS encoding DinB family protein, whose protein sequence is MSASTQDVTHDDIRTQFEAFLDEHRRALNASLDGLTEEQARRRLVPSRTTLLGLVKHATFVEKVWFDEAITCRPRAEIGIPATPDESFILGEEDTIASIQAAYSAACEASRKATSDLGLDDLLPGNRRGPLPLRWVYLHMLRELAQHCGHADILREQVTED, encoded by the coding sequence ATGAGCGCCTCCACGCAGGACGTCACCCACGACGACATCCGGACGCAATTCGAGGCTTTCCTGGACGAGCACCGCCGCGCGCTGAACGCCAGCTTGGACGGACTCACCGAGGAACAGGCACGACGGCGGTTGGTCCCCTCACGTACGACGCTGCTGGGTCTCGTGAAGCACGCCACCTTCGTGGAGAAGGTGTGGTTCGACGAAGCCATCACCTGCAGGCCTCGGGCCGAGATTGGCATTCCGGCCACACCGGATGAGTCCTTTATCCTCGGTGAAGAAGACACCATCGCCAGCATTCAAGCGGCTTACTCGGCGGCCTGCGAGGCTTCGCGGAAGGCTACGTCGGACCTGGGGCTGGACGACCTTCTCCCCGGCAACCGCCGCGGCCCCCTCCCCTTGCGCTGGGTGTATCTGCATATGCTGCGTGAACTGGCCCAGCACTGCGGGCACGCGGATATCCTGCGGGAACAGGTCACAGAAGATTGA
- a CDS encoding VOC family protein: MDQRLHFITFATPDLDRARAFYKDGLGWEPLMDVPGEILFFQVAPGLMLGLFDAEKFDQDLASGIQTPGVSGVTLSHNVGSAAEVSRTIDALVTAGATLIKPAQAGAFGGIFHGHVKDPNGIVWEIAYNPGWRIDEDGTVVLA; this comes from the coding sequence ATGGACCAGCGACTGCACTTCATCACGTTCGCCACGCCTGATCTCGACCGGGCCCGCGCCTTTTACAAGGACGGGCTCGGTTGGGAGCCGCTCATGGACGTGCCCGGCGAAATCCTCTTCTTCCAGGTTGCCCCGGGTTTGATGCTCGGCCTGTTCGACGCCGAAAAGTTCGACCAGGACCTGGCCAGCGGCATCCAAACCCCTGGTGTGAGTGGAGTGACGCTCTCCCACAACGTCGGCAGCGCAGCGGAGGTCTCCCGCACCATCGACGCACTTGTGACTGCGGGCGCCACGCTGATCAAACCCGCACAGGCAGGCGCTTTCGGCGGCATCTTCCACGGGCACGTCAAGGATCCCAACGGCATCGTCTGGGAGATCGCGTACAACCCCGGCTGGCGGATCGACGAGGACGGAACGGTGGTTTTAGCATGA
- a CDS encoding SDR family oxidoreductase: MPTTNDHNDVASTPALNVVVAGSTSAAGQAVVAALLAAGAGVAAVDLDAARLEELAQNHDGVIPYTCNLANLESVEKLAAAVRSDLGPVDGLIHLVGGWRGGEGITGQRDEDWDVLHTSIMTTLRNTSRAFYPDLEASPRGRLAIVSATAAANPTAGGASYSAIKAASEAWVLGVADGFNAAQSGHKTEPKEQTSAAVVFIVKALLDDAMKEAAPHRKFPGYTHVNELGEHIAALFDAPASHLNGTRQRLS; this comes from the coding sequence TTGCCTACTACGAATGACCACAACGACGTGGCATCCACCCCGGCCCTCAACGTTGTGGTGGCAGGATCAACCAGTGCCGCCGGCCAGGCGGTTGTGGCGGCACTCCTCGCTGCGGGAGCCGGGGTTGCCGCCGTCGACCTCGACGCCGCCCGCCTGGAGGAACTCGCCCAGAACCACGACGGCGTGATCCCCTACACGTGCAACCTCGCGAACCTTGAGTCGGTGGAGAAGCTGGCCGCCGCAGTTCGAAGCGACCTGGGCCCAGTGGACGGACTCATCCACTTGGTCGGCGGTTGGCGCGGAGGCGAAGGAATCACGGGCCAGAGGGACGAGGACTGGGACGTCCTGCACACCAGCATCATGACCACCCTCCGGAATACCTCCCGCGCTTTCTACCCGGATTTGGAGGCATCGCCGCGGGGCCGCCTCGCCATCGTTTCCGCCACGGCGGCAGCGAACCCCACCGCCGGGGGCGCCAGCTATTCGGCCATCAAGGCCGCCTCCGAAGCATGGGTCCTCGGCGTCGCCGACGGTTTCAACGCAGCCCAGTCCGGCCACAAGACTGAGCCCAAGGAACAGACCTCGGCCGCCGTGGTTTTCATTGTGAAAGCCCTTTTGGACGATGCCATGAAGGAGGCCGCGCCGCACCGCAAGTTCCCCGGCTACACGCATGTCAACGAACTTGGCGAACACATCGCCGCGCTCTTCGACGCCCCGGCTTCCCATCTGAACGGCACCCGTCAGCGCCTGAGCTAG
- a CDS encoding GNAT family N-acetyltransferase, whose product MLPLPTKRLRFREMTPADIDGMSSLLGDPHVMTYYPAPKTREEAAAWIDWNRANYAHHGYGLWIVETHDGDFVGDCGLTWQNVNRRSELEVGYHVRLDLQRRGYATEAALACLEYARDVVEVDRLVAIIHPDNGASRRVAERIGMRHLEDDLAGSTVRTVMGVKLR is encoded by the coding sequence ATGCTCCCCCTCCCAACCAAACGATTGCGCTTTCGCGAGATGACGCCAGCTGACATCGACGGGATGAGCAGCCTGCTCGGTGACCCCCACGTCATGACGTACTACCCGGCGCCCAAAACCCGGGAAGAAGCAGCCGCCTGGATCGACTGGAACCGGGCGAACTATGCCCACCACGGGTACGGGTTGTGGATCGTGGAAACCCACGACGGCGATTTTGTCGGCGACTGCGGGTTGACGTGGCAGAACGTCAATCGCCGGTCCGAGCTTGAGGTTGGTTACCACGTACGCCTGGATCTTCAGCGGCGGGGCTATGCCACGGAAGCCGCTTTGGCCTGCCTCGAATACGCCCGGGACGTGGTGGAAGTTGATCGCCTGGTAGCCATCATCCACCCCGACAATGGTGCCTCGAGGCGCGTCGCCGAACGGATCGGAATGCGGCACCTTGAGGACGACCTTGCGGGCTCCACGGTTCGGACCGTGATGGGTGTCAAGCTCCGTTAG
- a CDS encoding glycoside hydrolase family 3 N-terminal domain-containing protein, whose product MSTGAADQHALARVPASGIVEHLIREMTLEEKLAQLAGVWVNASTDGDSVAPLQSQMAGDDRSWDDIIADGLGQITRMYGTVPVEPAEGARRLAAAQEQIMAASRFGIPAQVHEECLAGLAAWKATAFPVPLAWGATFNPGLVKEMASRIGESMRSLGVHQGLAPVLDVVRDLRWGRVEETIGEDPYLVGTVATAYVQGLESTGIVSTLKHFVGYSASQAGRNHAPVSMGPRELADVMLPPFEMALRHGGARSVMHAYTDIDGVPAAANRALLTGLLRQEWGFNGTVVADYFGVAFLDVTHGVAADSGEAAILALSAGVDVELPTVNCFGAPLLARVQEGALDVAVVDQALRRVLTQKAQVGLLSPDFSPAPPALSAAVDLDRAEDRALARELAAQSLVLLSNGSFDGAPALPLPSGGSLGVVGPLADDPFAMLGCYSFDAHVGASHPDVPMGISVPSVAAVAAGRFDSVLSSVTGNCEVATETEIAEACQIAASVDTCVVVVGDNAGLFGRGTSGEGNDAADLHLPGDQHRMLDRVLAACADSGSRAVVVVLSGRPYALGDFVDRADAIVQGFFPGEAGGEALWDVLTGVVNPSGKLPVSVPRSSGGQPGTYLHSRLAGRTEVSALDPSPLYGFGHGLSYTSFELSGHQSSAPAMSTSDSVTVSCTVTNTGFRDGAEVVQLYLEDPVGEVVRPVRELIGYARVELPAGASSEVEFVVHADRTSFTGLDLQRVVTPGLVKLHVSTSCASDAATHEVILHGPRRVVGFEREMLTPVRVRATA is encoded by the coding sequence GTGAGCACCGGTGCCGCCGATCAGCACGCACTCGCCCGCGTTCCAGCGTCCGGCATCGTGGAGCATCTCATCCGTGAAATGACTCTGGAAGAAAAGCTGGCACAGTTGGCAGGCGTGTGGGTCAACGCCTCCACAGATGGTGATTCCGTTGCGCCTTTGCAGAGCCAAATGGCCGGAGACGACCGCTCCTGGGACGACATCATTGCCGATGGCCTGGGACAGATCACCCGCATGTACGGGACTGTTCCCGTGGAGCCCGCGGAAGGTGCGCGACGGCTGGCCGCAGCCCAGGAACAGATCATGGCCGCATCCAGGTTCGGCATTCCCGCCCAAGTCCACGAGGAATGCCTGGCCGGGTTGGCCGCCTGGAAGGCCACAGCCTTCCCCGTCCCCCTGGCTTGGGGCGCCACTTTCAATCCTGGCCTGGTGAAGGAGATGGCCTCCCGGATCGGTGAAAGCATGCGGTCCCTCGGGGTGCATCAGGGCCTGGCTCCGGTGCTGGACGTTGTCCGTGATCTCCGCTGGGGCCGGGTCGAGGAGACAATCGGCGAGGACCCTTACCTGGTGGGAACTGTAGCAACCGCTTATGTTCAGGGCCTGGAATCAACCGGGATCGTTTCCACCCTCAAGCACTTTGTGGGCTACTCGGCCTCGCAGGCCGGCCGCAACCATGCCCCTGTCTCCATGGGTCCCCGGGAACTCGCCGACGTCATGCTGCCGCCTTTCGAAATGGCCCTCCGGCATGGTGGCGCCAGGTCGGTGATGCACGCCTATACCGACATCGACGGCGTACCCGCCGCCGCGAATCGTGCCCTTTTGACCGGGCTGCTCCGTCAGGAGTGGGGTTTCAACGGCACAGTGGTGGCGGACTACTTCGGCGTCGCGTTCCTCGATGTCACCCACGGCGTTGCAGCAGATTCCGGAGAGGCGGCCATATTGGCCCTCTCCGCGGGCGTTGATGTGGAGCTCCCGACCGTGAATTGCTTTGGCGCGCCGCTCCTCGCCCGTGTCCAAGAGGGCGCCCTGGACGTAGCTGTGGTTGACCAGGCACTCCGCCGGGTCCTGACGCAGAAGGCCCAGGTGGGGCTCCTGTCCCCCGACTTCTCCCCTGCTCCGCCGGCCTTGTCAGCAGCTGTTGACCTCGATCGCGCCGAAGACCGGGCCCTTGCGCGTGAGTTGGCCGCGCAGTCCTTGGTCCTGTTGAGCAACGGATCGTTCGACGGAGCTCCAGCGCTCCCGTTGCCATCCGGCGGATCTCTGGGTGTGGTGGGTCCCTTGGCCGATGACCCGTTCGCCATGCTGGGTTGTTACTCCTTCGATGCCCATGTCGGCGCATCGCATCCTGATGTTCCCATGGGCATCTCCGTTCCTTCGGTCGCGGCTGTTGCGGCCGGGCGATTCGATTCTGTGCTCAGTTCCGTGACCGGAAATTGTGAGGTGGCGACGGAGACTGAAATTGCCGAGGCATGCCAGATAGCCGCCTCCGTGGACACCTGTGTGGTGGTGGTCGGTGACAACGCGGGACTCTTTGGTCGCGGCACCTCAGGCGAAGGGAACGACGCCGCCGACCTCCACCTTCCCGGCGACCAGCACCGGATGCTTGACCGGGTCCTTGCGGCCTGCGCAGATTCCGGCTCCCGTGCCGTGGTGGTCGTCCTGAGCGGGCGACCCTATGCACTCGGCGACTTCGTCGACCGGGCCGATGCGATCGTTCAAGGGTTCTTCCCTGGCGAAGCAGGCGGTGAGGCACTCTGGGACGTGCTCACCGGCGTCGTCAATCCCTCCGGCAAGTTGCCAGTCTCCGTGCCGAGGTCGTCCGGTGGCCAGCCCGGCACCTACTTGCACTCCCGGCTTGCCGGTCGCACTGAAGTCAGTGCGCTGGATCCCTCGCCGCTGTATGGGTTCGGGCACGGTTTGTCCTACACCAGCTTCGAATTGTCGGGTCACCAGAGCAGCGCACCGGCGATGTCGACGTCGGACTCGGTCACCGTCAGCTGTACGGTCACAAACACCGGTTTCCGTGATGGCGCCGAGGTTGTCCAGCTGTATCTGGAAGATCCCGTGGGCGAAGTAGTGCGTCCGGTCCGCGAGTTGATCGGGTATGCGCGGGTGGAGTTGCCAGCAGGAGCTTCTTCCGAGGTGGAGTTCGTGGTCCATGCCGACCGCACGTCCTTTACCGGATTGGACCTGCAGCGCGTCGTGACGCCCGGCCTGGTGAAGCTGCACGTTTCCACCTCCTGCGCCTCAGATGCGGCCACCCACGAAGTAATCCTCCACGGGCCACGCCGTGTGGTCGGGTTCGAACGGGAGATGCTCACTCCGGTGCGGGTGCGGGCTACGGCTTGA
- a CDS encoding Gfo/Idh/MocA family protein, with the protein MQTYRVAIIGTGGIAAVHASNLARTDNRATLIAACDVEDARLQAFADEHGIAGRYQSLTELLSEAKPDIVHLCTPPMMHIDQAIECLEAGVHVLSEKPPALSLADFDRLNTAEAKGGAQFSCVFQHRFGDASAAARGLIGGSDFGRPLVARCDTLWYRPDEYFDLPWRGTWKAEGGGPTMGHGIHQFDLLLHLLGPWDEVHAIASRQARATSTEDFSAALVRFENGAAATVINSLLSPRETSDIRVDCEYATVELSHLYGYGTKDWTITPAPGHEAAVSAAWSSQPLERGSGHSAQFLAMYDALDAGLPLPAGADSARQTLEFAAAIYASAFTGDPVRRGEIVPGHAFYEGMDGDGRGTRVLAATARA; encoded by the coding sequence ATGCAGACTTACAGGGTGGCCATCATCGGAACAGGCGGGATCGCAGCTGTTCACGCGTCCAACCTGGCCCGCACCGACAACAGAGCGACGTTGATCGCCGCGTGCGATGTCGAAGACGCACGCTTGCAGGCCTTCGCGGATGAGCATGGGATCGCCGGCCGCTACCAGAGCCTCACGGAGTTGTTGTCCGAGGCCAAACCGGACATCGTGCACCTGTGTACTCCGCCCATGATGCACATTGACCAGGCGATCGAGTGCCTTGAGGCCGGTGTGCACGTCCTGTCCGAGAAGCCTCCGGCACTCAGCCTTGCCGACTTCGACAGGCTCAACACCGCAGAAGCCAAGGGCGGCGCCCAGTTCTCGTGCGTCTTCCAGCACCGCTTCGGTGACGCCTCGGCAGCCGCAAGGGGTTTGATTGGTGGCAGCGATTTCGGACGACCCCTCGTAGCCCGCTGCGACACGCTGTGGTACCGGCCGGATGAGTATTTCGATCTTCCGTGGCGCGGCACATGGAAAGCGGAGGGCGGTGGGCCCACGATGGGCCACGGCATCCACCAGTTCGATCTCCTCCTGCACCTCCTGGGGCCATGGGACGAGGTGCACGCAATCGCCTCGCGGCAAGCCCGGGCCACGTCGACCGAGGACTTCTCCGCCGCGCTCGTCCGCTTCGAAAACGGCGCGGCCGCAACGGTCATCAACTCGCTGCTCTCACCGCGCGAAACCTCGGACATCCGCGTGGATTGCGAATACGCCACCGTCGAACTCAGCCACCTTTACGGTTACGGCACCAAGGACTGGACCATTACGCCCGCGCCTGGCCACGAGGCCGCCGTCTCCGCCGCCTGGTCCAGCCAACCGTTGGAGCGGGGCAGTGGGCACTCTGCGCAGTTCCTCGCCATGTATGACGCGCTCGACGCCGGCCTGCCGCTCCCAGCCGGGGCGGACTCAGCCCGGCAGACACTGGAGTTCGCTGCCGCGATTTACGCGTCGGCCTTCACAGGTGACCCCGTTCGTCGCGGAGAGATCGTCCCCGGCCACGCCTTCTATGAGGGCATGGACGGGGATGGCCGGGGGACCCGCGTCCTGGCCGCCACCGCCCGCGCCTAA